GTTTACCCCCAACGGAGACGGGTACAATGATTGTTTCCACCCTGCCATGGACATTCAGAATGTTCCCAACATAACAACTCCGGATTCATTACAAGCAGCACTTGCTGAATGTATTATCATGGAAGTATGGGATAGATGGGGCATTAAAATGTTTGAAACCACTGATGCTGATAAATGCTGGGATGGA
The nucleotide sequence above comes from Bacteroidota bacterium. Encoded proteins:
- a CDS encoding gliding motility-associated C-terminal domain-containing protein, encoding FTPNGDGYNDCFHPAMDIQNVPNITTPDSLQAALAECIIMEVWDRWGIKMFETTDADKCWDGKNMKGKNAVEGTYYYIAKFGEVTLRGFVTLLRK